From the genome of Spirochaetota bacterium, one region includes:
- a CDS encoding CocE/NonD family hydrolase — translation MGLLLGLVAAVIMQCAPVSLTDPVKTQPPPPEAFLKTFSTNAIPTIDGKYLAATTVIPNGGGRYPVILIQTPYDKEDLSNSYFSLLAAQPLFDSALYAFVIVDWRGFFGSQAAAVSGYDRGKDGVDCINWIIGQPWSDGSVGTWGVSALGYIQYLTMVKQHPAHKCAVPIFAHSAYRYSDIYPGGVYRKEYMLIIGAVYGLDATFRQHPYDDLFWTLSGQFPIDKLTVPVLVVAGAYDVDNRPAIDIFNALRASGGVNAREGSRLLLGSWIHQAVRAGGADGEFTEQEMKFIDTDNVIQRKSLAFFNYHMRNETGNEVSSWSVASVHDYGSGIWNGFAAWPPPGAVRKRWYLHKSTVLSETSPSSAGDTVTYQYRPIDPSPTIGGPTLLDTLDKGPHDQRPIQSRGDGVFFSTETLSTPIRVRGMVHALFNVSTAGDGVSDTDFAIRLTDIHPDGTSLLLSDGIARLKLHQSYQTPDTIQANTVYSLVIELCNQISHTFGTGHKIGIFVTSANYSRFDKNMNNGLDFSEMLSPGVVVNNTVHCNSGYASYIELPIE, via the coding sequence GTGGGTTTGCTTCTCGGTCTTGTTGCTGCTGTCATTATGCAATGCGCGCCGGTGTCCCTCACTGATCCCGTAAAAACACAGCCGCCTCCCCCGGAGGCGTTCTTAAAGACATTCTCTACGAATGCAATACCGACGATAGACGGAAAATATCTTGCCGCAACGACGGTGATACCGAACGGCGGCGGGCGATATCCGGTGATTCTTATCCAAACGCCGTACGACAAGGAAGACTTAAGCAATTCATACTTTTCATTACTGGCGGCGCAGCCCCTTTTTGACAGCGCATTGTATGCATTTGTTATTGTCGACTGGCGTGGTTTTTTCGGGTCACAGGCCGCAGCCGTATCCGGGTACGACCGCGGCAAGGACGGTGTCGACTGCATCAACTGGATAATCGGGCAGCCGTGGTCGGATGGCTCGGTAGGGACATGGGGTGTATCGGCACTGGGGTATATTCAATATCTCACCATGGTAAAACAACACCCCGCGCACAAATGCGCGGTGCCGATCTTTGCGCATAGCGCCTACCGTTATTCGGATATTTACCCCGGCGGTGTATACCGAAAGGAATATATGCTGATAATAGGGGCAGTGTATGGATTAGATGCAACGTTCAGACAGCACCCCTATGATGATCTCTTCTGGACGTTGAGCGGACAATTTCCGATCGATAAGCTCACCGTACCGGTCCTTGTTGTGGCGGGGGCTTACGACGTTGACAACAGACCCGCAATCGATATCTTCAACGCACTACGTGCATCCGGGGGTGTGAACGCGCGGGAGGGATCGCGGCTCTTGCTCGGGTCATGGATACATCAGGCGGTGCGGGCGGGCGGTGCTGACGGAGAATTCACCGAACAGGAAATGAAATTCATCGATACCGACAATGTCATCCAGCGGAAGAGCCTTGCGTTTTTCAACTACCATATGCGTAATGAGACAGGGAATGAGGTGTCGTCCTGGAGTGTGGCGAGTGTTCACGATTACGGGTCCGGGATATGGAATGGATTTGCAGCATGGCCGCCGCCGGGGGCGGTGCGCAAACGATGGTATCTCCATAAAAGCACTGTTCTATCAGAGACTTCGCCGAGCAGTGCAGGCGATACGGTGACGTATCAGTACAGACCGATAGACCCGTCGCCGACCATCGGCGGTCCGACACTGCTCGACACGCTCGATAAAGGACCGCATGATCAGCGCCCGATCCAATCGAGGGGCGATGGGGTGTTCTTTTCCACCGAAACATTGAGCACGCCGATCCGCGTTCGAGGCATGGTGCATGCGCTTTTCAATGTAAGCACCGCCGGCGACGGTGTAAGCGATACTGATTTCGCCATCCGTCTGACCGATATCCATCCCGACGGGACATCGCTTCTGCTTTCGGACGGCATTGCTCGGCTGAAATTGCATCAGTCGTATCAAACCCCCGATACGATACAAGCGAATACCGTCTATTCCCTTGTCATTGAATTATGCAATCAGATCTCGCATACGTTCGGTACCGGGCATAAAATCGGCATTTTCGTCACGTCCGCGAATTACAGCCGCTTCGATAAGAACATGAACAATGGGCTGGATTTTTCAGAGATGCTTTCGCCCGGGGTTGTGGTGAACAATACGGTTCATTGCAACAGCGGTTATGCATCATATATTGAACTCCCCATTGAATGA